In Chthoniobacterales bacterium, the following are encoded in one genomic region:
- a CDS encoding YHYH protein yields MKATQHAVLILGMGLSLAAAHPGHDSGSTETPAANSQASKVEITVEGDKRVVRANGLPNHATGDFPNPGNPNSIRAQNYLFRMPAHPATNAVFTPVERQPIGVAVNGVVFDPGTAEYWKKDPSSGWRMEGIVNGRGTLGMDRNMAHVQPNGAYHYHGVPTGLVEKLPGDERKLIGYAADGFPIYTQTPEDRSGYRLKSGTRPGGSNGPGGKYDGTYTQDFEFVAGAGTLDEANGRSGVTGEYPQGTYFYVATEEFPFYPRMLKGTPDSSFQRQGPGSNGRPPRRNGTAGGPIGRLDRDGDGKISKEEAPQPMARNFSKHDTNGDGFIDAEEAKSLPRPPGRTAP; encoded by the coding sequence ATGAAAGCGACACAACACGCGGTGCTGATTCTGGGAATGGGCCTTTCTTTGGCAGCAGCCCACCCGGGGCATGACTCCGGGAGCACGGAAACCCCTGCCGCGAATTCGCAGGCATCGAAAGTGGAGATTACCGTGGAGGGCGACAAGCGGGTGGTCCGGGCCAACGGTCTGCCGAACCATGCGACAGGCGATTTCCCGAACCCCGGCAATCCCAACTCCATCCGCGCGCAAAACTATCTTTTCCGTATGCCGGCGCATCCCGCGACAAACGCGGTTTTCACGCCGGTGGAACGTCAGCCGATCGGCGTGGCCGTGAACGGCGTGGTGTTCGACCCGGGCACGGCGGAATATTGGAAGAAGGATCCCTCTTCGGGTTGGCGCATGGAAGGCATCGTAAACGGACGGGGCACGCTGGGGATGGACCGCAACATGGCCCACGTGCAACCGAACGGCGCCTACCATTACCATGGGGTGCCGACCGGCCTGGTGGAAAAGTTGCCCGGCGATGAAAGGAAGCTCATCGGGTATGCGGCCGATGGTTTCCCGATCTATACGCAAACACCGGAGGATCGTTCGGGCTACAGGTTGAAATCCGGGACGCGTCCGGGCGGAAGCAATGGCCCGGGAGGAAAATACGATGGAACTTACACGCAGGATTTTGAGTTTGTCGCGGGCGCGGGAACCTTGGACGAAGCCAACGGAAGATCGGGAGTCACCGGGGAGTATCCGCAGGGAACGTATTTCTATGTGGCGACGGAAGAGTTTCCGTTTTATCCGCGGATGTTGAAAGGCACGCCGGATTCGAGTTTCCAAAGGCAAGGACCGGGCTCGAACGGAAGACCGCCGCGCCGCAACGGGACCGCAGGCGGACCGATCGGGAGACTCGACCGGGACGGCGACGGAAAAATTTCCAAGGAAGAAGCACCGCAGCCGATGGCGCGGAATTTTTCCAAGCATGACACCAACGGGGACGGCTTCATCGATGCGGAGGAAGCGAAGTCCCTGCCTAGACCGCCCGGACGCACCGCCCCGTAA